A single region of the Candidatus Kryptobacter tengchongensis genome encodes:
- a CDS encoding ribonuclease HIII, with translation MSFYIGVDESGKGDFFGPLVIAGVISSEVLNEELIKIGVKDSKKLSDKKIFQLAEKIKEICIYDIVIIKPKRYNELTENLNLNKLLAWGHARAIENLLEKAEEENLKVEKIISDQFGDESYLLNSLMKRGRKIQLVQMYKAEVDPAVASASILARAIFLTQLRKMSEKYGVEIPRGVSARVINVANEIVKKFGKDELLNVAKVHFKTTNLITGNC, from the coding sequence ATGAGTTTTTACATTGGAGTTGATGAATCAGGCAAAGGTGATTTCTTCGGTCCGCTTGTCATCGCTGGTGTTATATCAAGTGAAGTTTTAAATGAAGAACTTATCAAGATTGGTGTGAAAGATTCAAAAAAGTTGTCTGATAAAAAAATTTTTCAACTTGCTGAAAAAATAAAAGAAATTTGTATTTATGATATCGTTATAATTAAGCCCAAAAGATATAACGAACTAACCGAGAATTTAAACCTCAACAAACTTCTTGCTTGGGGACATGCACGTGCAATTGAAAACTTACTTGAAAAGGCAGAGGAAGAAAATCTGAAAGTTGAAAAGATAATATCTGATCAATTTGGAGATGAATCATACCTCTTAAATTCACTTATGAAAAGGGGTAGAAAAATCCAATTAGTTCAGATGTATAAAGCTGAAGTTGACCCAGCTGTTGCATCTGCTTCTATTTTAGCAAGAGCGATATTTCTAACCCAGTTGAGGAAAATGTCAGAAAAGTATGGCGTTGAAATTCCGAGGGGTGTTTCAGCGAGGGTAATTAATGTCGCAAATGAAATTGTGAAAAAGTTTGGCAAAGATGAATTATTAAATGTTGCGAAAGTTCATTTCAAAACAACAAATTTGATCACAGGAAATTGTTAA
- a CDS encoding demethylmenaquinone methyltransferase, producing the protein MFNSIARKYDFLNHLLSFGFDIWWRKYAVNKLNLSGTEKIIDIACGTGDFSLSAYKKFPVEIIGVDVSLNMLKIFAVKARKLGVNNLSLLCAEAENLPFKENVFDVCLVAFGVRNFSLLENGLKEIYRVLKFGGKLAVLEFSLPRAPLKQVYLFYFRKILPLIGKIISKHDDAYTYLPESVLKFPEGLEFVRILNKVGFKKVEMQRLTFGVVTFYLAYK; encoded by the coding sequence ATGTTTAATTCCATCGCGAGGAAATATGATTTTCTCAATCATCTGTTAAGTTTTGGATTTGATATTTGGTGGCGAAAGTACGCAGTTAATAAGTTAAATTTATCAGGAACTGAGAAAATAATTGACATTGCTTGTGGAACTGGCGATTTTTCTCTATCGGCTTATAAGAAATTCCCCGTTGAGATAATCGGGGTTGATGTTTCTTTAAATATGCTTAAAATTTTTGCTGTTAAAGCGAGAAAGCTCGGGGTAAACAATTTGTCTCTTTTATGTGCAGAAGCGGAAAATTTACCATTTAAGGAAAATGTGTTTGATGTTTGCTTAGTTGCTTTTGGAGTGAGAAATTTTTCCTTGCTTGAAAATGGCTTAAAAGAAATTTACAGGGTTTTAAAATTTGGTGGTAAACTCGCTGTCCTTGAATTTTCCTTGCCAAGGGCGCCATTAAAACAAGTTTATCTTTTTTATTTTCGCAAAATTTTACCGTTAATTGGCAAAATTATTTCAAAACACGACGATGCATATACATATCTTCCTGAGTCAGTGTTAAAATTTCCAGAGGGGCTTGAATTTGTGAGGATTTTGAATAAAGTTGGTTTTAAAAAAGTTGAAATGCAGAGATTGACATTCGGGGTAGTTACATTTTATTTAGCTTATAAATGA
- a CDS encoding SusD family protein, which translates to MKMMKILKIVSLFALVLLYIGCKQSLQVENPNQITDENLNQSTAIPAIVTGIAADFAYEYQWTIICSGLLSNELIHIGSFPTFREMYDGNVQDNNTTMEDWYGYIHRARWVAENGAERIKQIVGVDSARKMIEYAMAHIYAGFALIHLADMWDGSPIDGGPLIPRPQIYDRAIEHFTEVINIVDGLPSTRTFKNGHQTLNKDQVKAIAYLGRARAKLHKGDLPGAYNDVANPALFTGLRFDAVYSENTGRENNLVYIYAYDRPEVAVGPRHQIVGDPRVPVDRPTSTRPYWRQTKYPTRAADIPIVKWQEANLIRAEYYYSQGNITSALDEINANRRAVGLSDTTVSDLTSLLNLIREERKREFFLEGMYLQDLRRFNDPFLQGRMSFFPLGRREKDANPNV; encoded by the coding sequence ATGAAAATGATGAAAATTTTGAAAATAGTTAGTCTCTTTGCCTTAGTGCTTCTCTATATCGGCTGCAAGCAATCACTTCAAGTTGAAAATCCAAACCAAATAACAGATGAAAATTTAAATCAATCAACTGCTATTCCAGCAATTGTTACCGGTATCGCAGCTGATTTTGCTTATGAATATCAATGGACGATAATTTGCTCTGGATTGTTAAGCAATGAACTTATCCATATTGGTTCATTTCCTACTTTTAGGGAGATGTATGATGGAAATGTTCAAGACAATAACACAACCATGGAAGATTGGTATGGTTATATTCACAGAGCTCGCTGGGTTGCAGAGAATGGCGCTGAGAGAATAAAGCAAATAGTGGGAGTGGATTCAGCTAGGAAAATGATTGAATACGCAATGGCTCACATCTACGCCGGGTTCGCTTTGATTCACCTTGCTGATATGTGGGATGGTTCGCCGATTGATGGTGGTCCATTGATTCCAAGACCGCAAATCTATGATAGGGCTATTGAACATTTTACCGAGGTAATTAACATAGTTGATGGTTTGCCATCAACGAGAACATTTAAAAATGGACATCAAACTTTAAACAAAGATCAAGTTAAAGCAATTGCCTATCTTGGAAGAGCAAGGGCGAAATTACATAAGGGTGATTTACCAGGTGCTTATAATGATGTTGCAAATCCAGCTTTATTTACTGGGCTTAGATTTGACGCTGTTTACTCGGAAAATACAGGTAGAGAGAATAACCTTGTATATATTTACGCCTATGATAGACCAGAAGTTGCCGTTGGTCCAAGGCATCAGATTGTTGGGGATCCACGGGTTCCCGTTGACCGACCGACTTCTACAAGACCGTACTGGAGGCAAACAAAGTATCCCACTCGTGCAGCTGATATACCAATAGTAAAGTGGCAAGAGGCTAACCTTATAAGAGCAGAATATTATTATTCGCAGGGAAATATCACATCTGCACTTGATGAAATTAACGCAAATCGTAGAGCGGTTGGTTTGAGCGATACGACGGTAAGCGATCTTACTAGTTTGTTAAATCTTATTCGTGAGGAAAGAAAAAGGGAGTTCTTTTTGGAGGGTATGTATCTACAGGACTTAAGAAGATTTAATGACCCATTCTTGCAGGGCAGGATGTCTTTCTTCCCGCTTGGAAGGCGTGAAAAAGATGCGAATCCAAATGTGTAA
- a CDS encoding TonB-dependent outer membrane receptor, SusC/RagA subfamily, signature region: protein MRKLIISLVVVLVSFSFAQQFGEIRGTVYDRETNTPLPAASVVIVGTQIGSATDINGNYIIKNVKPGTYKVQARFVGYGSQTKDVTVRPGETSTVDFYLSPTALQLDEIVVTGTGTALEKRSVGNTVGTVTIKDIEIAPVRSVTEVLQGRVSGLVALPSSGQAGSAAAIRLRGLISVSQDNQPLIYVDGVRIDNANIDYGSVWTGGQHPSRLNDIIPADIERIEVIKGAAATTLYGTQAANGVIQIFTKKGITGQPTINFMIERGGVTIPKKLYPTGYLIGIFPTGESITLGARRTPDSVKVASEGLANSLLSTGPYEAYFASIRGGTPNVGYYVSGRYENEVGSITSNYFKRISFRGNLNAVGGENWDILATAGYTYSKLKRPNNDNNIYGVVPNALLARKNLATPTNPNGEPFTPLSIARELNNLQTTHAFTGGVTFNHRPFGTFRHKLTIGFDVTAEENEQLFPYGLGFIYYPYGMKGNQRRTFYSLTLDYSLAWHVALTDKITSSLTAGLQGFADSDYRVFGQGRDFPAPGLSVISAGAVRTADEYRYRVINGGLFAQEQIGIANMFFVTGALRLDGNSGFGPDYGLALYPKAQASFIASELGFWPKNIWNSMKLRMAWGQAGLAPGVFDKERTWDAVAGLDGVPAVTPGNIGNKKLKPERSDELEVGFDAGFFNDRIGIEFTYYRQVTKDALLMKRYPPSEGWLNLQLTNVGEVRNKGIELTIRSIPISTSTVALDVNFMLSTNDNKVTSLGGTAPLPYGLGGIGEVREGYPINSFWGYKLIGIKPGSLTNALNLLNTYRASASYNFQNPSHRRTIMNAIANAAVQVGTEKEFLGNAYPKLNGSISATLTLFRRISIYAFVEWATKFYVYNNTARFMVRYNTYVPEIEAQQKVFMAKDTVELEQALREWMKYDWRADELWVQKGDFVRLREIGISYTLPTSLTRFFGSRKVSLTFSARNVALWTKYGGPDPQVNYAGPGPNLNQGSDFLTLPQATRYIFTLNVEF from the coding sequence ATGAGGAAATTAATTATATCCCTTGTTGTTGTTTTGGTTTCGTTTTCCTTCGCTCAACAATTTGGTGAAATCAGAGGAACTGTATACGATAGGGAAACAAATACACCATTGCCAGCTGCATCCGTCGTAATTGTTGGAACTCAAATTGGCTCGGCTACGGATATTAACGGTAATTACATTATTAAAAATGTTAAACCTGGAACATATAAAGTTCAAGCCAGATTTGTTGGATACGGTTCGCAAACAAAAGATGTAACTGTTAGACCTGGGGAAACATCCACAGTTGATTTTTATCTTTCACCAACTGCGCTTCAGCTTGATGAAATAGTTGTAACTGGGACAGGAACAGCTCTTGAAAAGAGAAGCGTTGGGAATACAGTTGGGACCGTTACCATCAAAGATATTGAAATCGCGCCCGTTAGAAGCGTAACGGAAGTCCTCCAGGGTAGAGTCTCAGGGCTTGTTGCTCTTCCAAGCTCTGGGCAAGCAGGAAGTGCAGCTGCTATTAGATTGAGAGGATTGATAAGTGTATCTCAGGATAATCAACCCTTGATTTATGTTGATGGTGTCAGAATTGATAATGCAAATATTGACTATGGAAGCGTTTGGACTGGGGGACAACATCCGTCAAGATTAAATGATATAATTCCTGCTGATATTGAAAGAATTGAAGTGATAAAAGGAGCAGCAGCTACTACATTATACGGAACTCAAGCTGCGAATGGTGTTATTCAAATCTTTACAAAGAAGGGTATCACAGGGCAACCGACTATTAATTTCATGATTGAGCGTGGTGGGGTAACTATTCCGAAAAAACTTTATCCTACAGGTTATTTGATTGGAATTTTCCCAACCGGGGAGAGCATAACTCTTGGTGCACGTAGGACACCCGATAGTGTTAAAGTAGCGAGTGAAGGATTAGCGAATAGTTTGCTATCAACAGGACCATATGAAGCGTATTTTGCATCTATACGAGGTGGGACACCGAATGTCGGTTATTATGTGTCAGGTAGATATGAAAATGAGGTCGGTTCTATTACATCAAATTATTTCAAGCGCATTTCTTTCAGAGGTAATCTAAACGCAGTTGGCGGGGAAAATTGGGATATATTAGCTACTGCTGGTTATACTTATTCTAAGCTGAAAAGACCAAATAATGACAATAATATCTACGGAGTGGTCCCGAATGCCCTGCTTGCAAGAAAAAATTTAGCTACGCCTACAAACCCGAATGGTGAACCATTCACACCGCTAAGCATAGCCCGTGAATTAAATAATTTGCAAACCACTCATGCTTTTACAGGTGGGGTGACATTCAATCATAGACCTTTTGGAACATTTAGGCATAAATTAACAATTGGATTTGATGTTACTGCAGAAGAAAACGAACAACTCTTTCCATATGGTCTTGGATTTATTTATTATCCTTATGGTATGAAGGGTAATCAACGAAGAACTTTCTATTCGTTAACACTTGATTATTCGCTTGCTTGGCATGTTGCGTTAACGGATAAAATTACTTCTTCATTGACCGCTGGATTGCAAGGTTTTGCCGATTCAGATTACAGAGTATTTGGTCAAGGGAGGGATTTCCCAGCACCCGGACTTTCAGTTATTTCTGCTGGAGCTGTAAGAACAGCTGATGAGTATAGATATAGAGTCATCAATGGAGGTCTTTTTGCACAGGAGCAAATTGGGATAGCAAATATGTTTTTCGTAACAGGTGCTTTGCGACTTGATGGAAATAGTGGTTTTGGACCAGATTACGGACTTGCTCTTTATCCAAAGGCTCAAGCTTCGTTCATCGCTTCTGAACTTGGATTCTGGCCAAAGAATATATGGAACTCAATGAAATTAAGAATGGCTTGGGGTCAAGCGGGTCTTGCGCCAGGTGTTTTTGATAAAGAAAGAACCTGGGATGCCGTCGCAGGACTTGATGGTGTTCCAGCAGTCACCCCAGGAAATATCGGTAATAAAAAGTTGAAACCAGAAAGAAGTGATGAACTGGAAGTTGGATTTGATGCCGGATTCTTTAATGATAGAATTGGGATTGAATTTACGTATTATAGGCAAGTTACGAAAGATGCATTACTTATGAAGCGTTATCCTCCTTCTGAAGGATGGTTAAATCTTCAACTTACAAATGTTGGTGAGGTCAGGAATAAAGGGATTGAACTTACGATAAGAAGTATACCAATCTCAACTTCAACAGTTGCATTGGATGTTAACTTTATGTTATCTACAAATGATAATAAGGTAACATCGCTTGGTGGGACAGCGCCTTTGCCATACGGTCTTGGCGGAATTGGTGAAGTAAGGGAAGGCTATCCTATAAATTCGTTCTGGGGATACAAATTAATTGGGATTAAACCAGGTTCATTGACGAACGCATTAAATCTCCTCAACACATATAGAGCTTCGGCTTCATACAACTTCCAGAACCCATCTCACAGACGAACGATAATGAACGCTATAGCAAATGCTGCTGTTCAAGTTGGAACAGAAAAGGAATTTCTTGGTAATGCTTATCCAAAATTAAATGGTTCAATCTCTGCAACATTAACCCTGTTTAGGAGGATAAGCATTTATGCATTCGTTGAATGGGCTACGAAGTTTTATGTCTACAATAATACTGCAAGATTCATGGTCAGATATAATACTTATGTTCCAGAAATTGAAGCACAACAAAAAGTATTCATGGCGAAAGATACTGTTGAGCTTGAGCAAGCATTAAGAGAGTGGATGAAATATGATTGGAGAGCTGATGAACTTTGGGTTCAAAAAGGAGATTTTGTTAGATTGAGGGAAATCGGAATATCATATACATTACCAACAAGTTTGACTAGATTTTTCGGTTCAAGGAAAGTTAGCCTCACATTTTCTGCTAGGAATGTAGCCCTCTGGACAAAATATGGAGGACCAGATCCGCAGGTTAATTATGCAGGTCCAGGTCCAAATCTAAATCAGGGATCTGATTTCTTAACTTTACCTCAAGCCACCCGTTATATCTTTACTTTAAATGTTGAATTTTAA
- a CDS encoding SusD family protein — translation MKSILGLLTIALIISVTFLGCNKLTESYIKGYEDDPLLPSSAPAVKIFAGAQAAFIEFYEAFPSQLAAVWAQQATGADRQFASFDVYNITANDFSNDWFLAYTRVLTNLKIAQAKAQEEGLLNIYGAAKILEGIHMGTVAALWGDVPYSEAAQPEKTLTPKYDNQIDVYNAAIAAIDEGIQVLTQNPASLAQDLYSTGGSTAKWIKAGYSAKARYLMHLARKDNYPAAVLDQVIQAALNGITSTTRTGTPPAAGYGADDLVFTHGSTYQGNMNLWYSFLVQDRSGYLRALKCFAVKMLGARGTAESGRFNYYFTADSNDLRTTGTAAYAVNAYFPVIRASETLLLLAEAYARKNDLTNAVNYLNLAKTYNNNIFGTTLRNNYTTADFATQQDLLQEIFNEMYLSLMHQVEVFNFLRRIDYQIQYKDATGQVVRLTPKRGDQFPQRLFYPQSEVSTNPNIPWIQTASDLYTKTRVNGGNK, via the coding sequence ATGAAATCAATTTTAGGTTTATTAACAATTGCTTTGATAATATCTGTTACATTTCTTGGTTGCAATAAGTTGACGGAAAGTTATATTAAGGGATATGAAGATGATCCACTTTTACCATCATCAGCGCCTGCTGTGAAGATATTTGCAGGGGCACAAGCTGCATTTATAGAGTTCTATGAAGCTTTTCCAAGCCAACTTGCAGCTGTTTGGGCTCAACAAGCAACAGGAGCAGATAGACAATTTGCAAGCTTTGATGTTTACAATATAACTGCAAATGATTTCTCCAACGATTGGTTCCTTGCTTATACTCGTGTCTTAACAAATCTTAAGATAGCTCAGGCTAAAGCTCAAGAAGAGGGTTTATTAAATATATATGGTGCCGCTAAGATCCTTGAGGGAATTCATATGGGAACAGTTGCTGCGCTTTGGGGAGATGTGCCGTATTCTGAAGCTGCTCAGCCTGAGAAAACATTAACACCAAAGTATGATAATCAAATTGATGTATATAACGCTGCAATAGCTGCAATTGATGAGGGTATTCAGGTTTTGACTCAAAATCCAGCAAGTTTAGCTCAAGATTTATATTCAACAGGTGGAAGCACTGCAAAGTGGATTAAAGCTGGTTACTCTGCAAAAGCTCGTTATCTTATGCACCTTGCACGAAAGGATAATTATCCTGCAGCTGTTTTGGATCAGGTAATTCAAGCAGCTTTGAATGGTATTACATCAACGACGAGAACAGGAACTCCGCCAGCGGCTGGATATGGAGCTGACGATTTGGTATTCACACATGGTTCAACCTATCAGGGGAATATGAATTTGTGGTATTCATTCTTGGTTCAAGATAGGTCGGGTTATCTGAGGGCTTTAAAGTGTTTTGCTGTCAAAATGCTTGGTGCAAGGGGAACTGCGGAGTCTGGCAGATTTAATTATTATTTCACTGCTGATAGTAATGATTTGAGAACAACTGGCACAGCTGCATATGCTGTAAATGCTTATTTCCCTGTGATAAGAGCTTCTGAAACATTACTTCTCCTTGCTGAAGCTTATGCGAGGAAAAATGATTTAACTAACGCTGTAAATTATCTAAACCTTGCGAAAACTTATAATAATAATATTTTTGGAACAACTTTAAGAAACAATTACACTACAGCTGATTTTGCTACTCAGCAGGATTTATTGCAAGAGATATTTAACGAGATGTATTTGTCTTTGATGCACCAGGTTGAAGTATTTAACTTCTTACGTAGAATTGATTATCAAATCCAGTATAAAGACGCAACTGGACAAGTGGTGCGTTTGACGCCGAAGCGTGGGGATCAATTCCCACAACGCTTGTTCTATCCGCAAAGCGAGGTCTCAACGAATCCAAATATACCATGGATTCAAACTGCTTCTGATTTATATACAAAGACTCGTGTAAATGGCGGAAATAAGTAA
- a CDS encoding TonB-linked outer membrane protein, SusC/RagA family, producing the protein MRKLILSLLLLLAVATFAFAQLGAIRGRVTDAQTGEALPGANVFLLNTVYGAASDAAGFYVIRNVVPGTYTLVARYVGYQEFRQSVTVTPGDTITVNVRLAPGLIQVSPIVVTAIGVEEERGKLGTSVSSVTGETILRTGYTNVISSIAVKAPGVFTVEAVGDPGASTRIVLRGPRSLQTANQPLIVVDGVPIWNSTFGASVGNVSTVSRNVDINPEDIESIEIMKGPAAAAIWGARAANGVIVIKTKSGSFSAAKKIRLSLKSRIHRSELLRPFPLQREFGQGQYGNFVFNSALSWGDRIADRPGGPDSLARPDYPYSRIVVKRSKDTYDHATELFRKPITWNSSLEISGGDEWGSFYLNAERLEEQGIILANSDFKRTSLRANVSRRFAENITARINAVYVKTSTNRVQQGSNISGLLLGAYRTPPDFNNQPYVVTYISQTGARFPNSHRSYRNSEGDPTRGVGYNNPFFTIYRNNTLFYTDRVFGSAEISYDPLKWLNIIYRIGADYYTDRRNQLWPYQDAAVPTGRVTRQVISQYQINTDLMFRFKYQLNKFLSGSFLIGTHLDHEQTDNTFIQGTRFILSDAPAYILNTLDYLPDEGKTIVRTAAFYGELGVDVYDQVYVRLSGRNESASTYGAKGKKTYFFPSGSVAWEFTKLPFFATQPIITFGKLRAAVGIAGVRPPAYVTKTYYVNASFGNGWGPVTNAIYYGGGAVQSSQLGNPEIKPELTREIEFGLDLRLLNDRLSISATRYTNKTTDAILNVAVPPSSGFSTRWANTAKIDNKGTELQVIAEWLRLGTFSWTTTVNWSQNKNTVVELAPGIESVGLAGFVDPSSRAVKGYAMGVLYGSRWERDATGKIVLDANGFPVPAATYGVLGDPNPDWRAGLINTLRFGRLTLNVVVDIAKGGKIWNGTKGALYYFGTHGDQTWWTTISAEEANTLKNYLGRTPNEMISLYPTRNTYKRNPDGSVSFRGYVTDFGGGRVIVDEYYFWSGPGSGFTGPSEQFMEDAGYVKLREISLTYNFPLRKFGLESIDLGVIMRNIKIWTKYTGIDPETNLTGPTNGQGLDYFNNPPMKSIIFSISINY; encoded by the coding sequence ATGAGAAAGCTAATTCTCAGTTTGCTTCTGTTATTAGCTGTTGCAACATTTGCTTTTGCTCAGCTTGGAGCAATAAGGGGTAGGGTAACAGATGCTCAAACAGGGGAAGCATTGCCTGGGGCAAATGTTTTTCTGTTAAATACTGTTTATGGTGCAGCAAGTGATGCGGCAGGTTTTTATGTGATTAGAAATGTCGTCCCCGGGACTTATACGCTTGTTGCAAGATATGTAGGTTATCAGGAATTTAGACAAAGCGTTACTGTGACACCTGGGGACACAATTACGGTAAATGTTAGATTGGCACCAGGGCTTATACAAGTAAGCCCGATCGTGGTCACCGCAATTGGTGTTGAAGAGGAGAGAGGAAAACTTGGAACCTCGGTTTCAAGTGTGACTGGTGAAACAATTCTTAGAACTGGGTATACAAATGTTATCTCATCAATCGCTGTTAAAGCTCCAGGAGTATTTACAGTTGAAGCAGTTGGAGATCCAGGGGCTTCAACGAGAATAGTTCTTCGTGGTCCGAGATCGCTTCAAACGGCAAATCAGCCGTTGATAGTTGTTGATGGTGTTCCGATATGGAATTCAACATTTGGTGCAAGCGTTGGTAATGTTTCAACTGTTTCAAGAAATGTTGATATAAACCCAGAAGACATTGAATCAATTGAGATAATGAAAGGTCCTGCAGCAGCAGCTATTTGGGGTGCGAGAGCAGCAAATGGTGTGATAGTTATCAAAACGAAATCTGGTTCATTCTCCGCTGCTAAAAAAATTCGTTTATCTTTAAAATCAAGAATTCATAGAAGTGAACTTTTAAGACCATTCCCGTTGCAAAGAGAGTTTGGACAAGGTCAATATGGAAACTTTGTCTTTAACTCAGCTCTTAGCTGGGGCGATAGGATTGCTGATAGACCGGGTGGACCAGACTCATTGGCAAGACCTGATTATCCATATTCAAGGATAGTTGTTAAAAGATCAAAAGATACTTATGATCATGCAACGGAATTATTCCGTAAGCCGATAACCTGGAATAGCTCGCTTGAAATAAGCGGAGGGGATGAATGGGGTTCGTTCTATTTGAACGCTGAGCGCCTTGAAGAACAAGGTATAATTCTTGCAAATAGCGATTTCAAGAGGACATCGTTAAGAGCGAATGTTTCAAGAAGGTTTGCTGAGAATATAACTGCTAGGATAAATGCGGTATATGTTAAAACATCAACCAATAGAGTTCAACAGGGTTCAAATATAAGTGGTCTTTTGCTCGGTGCATATAGAACACCACCTGACTTTAATAACCAACCTTATGTTGTTACATATATATCACAAACAGGTGCAAGATTTCCGAACTCTCACAGATCTTATAGGAATAGCGAGGGTGATCCAACAAGAGGAGTAGGTTATAATAATCCATTTTTCACAATTTACAGAAACAATACGCTTTTCTACACTGATAGAGTATTTGGTAGCGCTGAGATAAGCTATGATCCTTTGAAGTGGCTGAATATCATATATCGTATCGGGGCTGATTATTATACTGATAGAAGGAATCAGTTATGGCCTTATCAAGATGCGGCTGTTCCTACCGGTAGAGTTACACGGCAGGTTATATCGCAGTATCAGATCAATACAGATTTGATGTTCAGGTTTAAATATCAACTTAATAAATTTTTATCTGGTTCTTTCCTTATTGGTACCCATCTTGATCATGAGCAAACAGATAATACATTTATTCAGGGAACAAGATTTATACTTTCGGATGCTCCAGCATATATCTTAAATACCCTTGATTATCTTCCTGATGAAGGCAAAACGATAGTGAGAACTGCTGCATTTTATGGCGAGCTTGGCGTTGATGTGTATGATCAGGTCTATGTCCGTTTAAGTGGGCGGAATGAAAGTGCTTCAACATATGGAGCGAAAGGAAAGAAAACTTATTTCTTCCCATCCGGAAGCGTTGCCTGGGAATTCACAAAGCTTCCATTTTTTGCAACTCAGCCAATCATCACATTTGGAAAACTTCGTGCAGCAGTTGGAATTGCTGGTGTTAGACCGCCAGCATATGTGACAAAGACATATTATGTCAACGCTTCATTTGGTAACGGTTGGGGTCCTGTAACAAATGCTATTTACTACGGCGGTGGCGCAGTTCAATCATCTCAGCTTGGCAATCCAGAAATTAAGCCTGAATTGACAAGGGAGATTGAATTTGGTTTAGATTTGAGATTATTAAATGATAGGTTGAGCATAAGTGCGACAAGATACACAAATAAAACAACAGACGCTATTTTGAATGTTGCTGTTCCACCATCAAGTGGATTTTCAACAAGATGGGCTAACACCGCAAAGATTGACAATAAAGGAACAGAACTTCAAGTTATTGCAGAATGGTTAAGATTGGGCACTTTCTCCTGGACGACAACAGTTAACTGGTCGCAAAATAAAAATACAGTTGTAGAACTTGCCCCTGGAATTGAATCAGTAGGTCTTGCTGGTTTTGTTGACCCAAGTTCAAGGGCTGTTAAAGGTTATGCAATGGGAGTTCTCTATGGTTCAAGATGGGAAAGAGATGCAACTGGTAAAATAGTCCTTGATGCAAATGGATTCCCAGTTCCAGCTGCAACTTATGGTGTTCTTGGTGACCCCAATCCTGACTGGAGAGCTGGTTTAATTAATACATTAAGATTTGGAAGATTAACTCTCAATGTTGTTGTTGATATCGCAAAAGGTGGTAAGATCTGGAATGGGACCAAAGGAGCTCTATACTACTTTGGAACCCATGGTGATCAGACATGGTGGACAACGATTTCAGCTGAAGAAGCTAATACTTTGAAGAACTATCTTGGCAGAACACCAAATGAAATGATCTCACTATATCCAACGAGAAATACATACAAGAGGAATCCAGATGGCAGTGTTTCATTCCGTGGTTATGTGACTGATTTTGGTGGTGGAAGGGTTATCGTTGATGAGTATTATTTCTGGAGTGGACCCGGTTCTGGATTTACCGGACCATCTGAACAATTTATGGAAGATGCTGGTTATGTTAAGTTGAGAGAGATTTCGCTTACATATAACTTCCCGTTGAGAAAATTTGGACTTGAAAGCATTGACCTTGGAGTAATTATGAGAAACATTAAAATATGGACGAAGTATACGGGTATAGATCCCGAAACCAACCTTACTGGACCAACAAATGGTCAGGGGCTTGACTACTTTAACAATCCACCGATGAAGAGTATAATCTTCTCAATTAGCATTAACTATTAA